The following proteins are encoded in a genomic region of Coffea eugenioides isolate CCC68of chromosome 6, Ceug_1.0, whole genome shotgun sequence:
- the LOC113775407 gene encoding glucan endo-1,3-beta-glucosidase 6 yields the protein MGFSRARAMLVLLVSLLPMVFPVNGIGANWGTQATHRLPPDIVVRMLRENGIQKVKLFDADYDTLKALGKSGIEVMVGMPNDMLAPIAGSMKAAEKWVSENVSSHLSTSNVNIRYVAVGNEPFLSTYNGTFLRTTYPALQNIQAALIKAGISNQVKATVPLNADVYESPNGLPSAGDFRADIHDFVLQIVKLLSDNGAPFTVNIYPFISLYIDPNFPVDYAFFDGNASPVNDGGTNYYNMFDANHDTLVWALQKNGFGNLPVIIGEIGWPTDGDRNANLNYAQRFNQGFMSHVSGGKGTPMRPGPIDAYLFSLIDEDAKSIQPGNFERHWGVFYFDGQPKYSLNLGTTNSGLVPARGVQELEKKWCILKPDAKLTDPQVAPTVSYACSLGDCTSLGYQTSCGSLDSQGNISYAYNSYYQIHNQLDSACKFQGLATVTRSDPSVGSCKFSIQIKPYYGAAAHRLSSIEKTLCSILFLVLFLWTTQ from the exons ATGGGGTTTTCTAGGGCACGTGCGATGTTAGTATTGCTGGTTTCATTGCTTCCCATGGTCTTTCCAGTGAATGGGATAGGTGCCAACTGGGGCACGCAGGCAACTCACAGGCTGCCACCTGATATAGTTGTGAGGATGCTGAGAGAGAATGGAATTCAAAAAGTGAAGCTTTTTGATGCTGATTATGATACATTGAAAGCTTTGGGTAAGTCTGGGATTGAAGTCATGGTTGGCATGCCTAATGACATGCTCGCACCTATTGCTGGTAGCATGAAGGCAGCTGAAAAATGGGTATCAGAAAATGTCTCATCCCATCTCAGCACCAGCAATGTTAACATCAG GTATGTTGCTGTTGGAAATGAACCTTTCTTGTCCACGTATAATGGAACCTTCCTAAGAACAACTTACCCTGCTTTACAAAATATTCAAGCTGCCCTGATAAAAGCAGGTATTAGCAATCAAGTGAAGGCCACGGTTCCCCTTAATGCTGACGTCTATGAAAGTCCAAATGGCTTACCTTCTGCTGGTGATTTTCGAGCTGATATCCATGATTTTGTGCTTCAGATAGTCAAGTTGTTGAGTGATAATGGTGCCCCCTTTACTGTCAACATTTATCCATTCATTAGCCTTTACATTGACCCCAACTTCCCAGTTGACTATGCCTTCTTTGATGGAAATGCATCACCTGTGAATGATGGGGGCACAAACTACTACAACATGTTTGATGCAAATCATGACACTCTTGTGTGGGCTTTACAGAAAAATGGGTTTGGCAACCTTCCTGTTATAATTGGAGAAATTGGTTGGCCCACTGACGGAGACCGGAATGCTAACCTAAATTATGCACAACGGTTCAACCAAGGTTTCATGTCTCATGTGTCAGGTGGAAAAGGAACGCCGATGAGGCCTGGACCCATTGATGCATATCTCTTTAGTTTGATTGATGAGGACGCCAAGAGTATTCAACCAGGGAACTTTGAACGTCACTGGGGAGTGTTTTATTTTGAtggtcaaccaaaatactctcTTAACCTTGGGACAACAAATTCAGGTTTGGTCCCTGCAAGAGGTGTACAGGAACTGGAAAAGAAGTGGTGCATATTGAAGCCGGATGCCAAGCTTACTGATCCACAAGTGGCTCCCACGGTGAGCTATGCATGTTCACTTGGAGACTGCACAAGCCTCGGATATCAGACATCTTGTGGAAGTTTAGATTCTCAGGGTAACATTTCATATGCATATAACAGCTACTATCAGATACACAACCAGCTTGATAGTGCCTGCAAATTCCAAGGTCTTGCGACCGTCACACGATCAGATCCATCAGTTGGAAGTTGCAAATTTTCCATACAGATTAAGCCATATTATGGGGCTGCTGCACACAGATTAAGCAGCATTGAGAAAACACTCTGTTCGATTCTTTTTCTAGTTCTCTTTCTGTGGACGACGCAGTGA